In Mesorhizobium sp., one DNA window encodes the following:
- a CDS encoding sodium:proton antiporter gives MPGRIFLAAFLLALATLPATAAEAHGLPGSEMSLLWALPFAGILLSIATGPLLYAHFWEHHYGKISALWAALVIVPMALAFGPMVAAEAVAHTMLLEYISFIILLFALFTIAGGIWISGNIHGTPAMNAILLAIGMVLASIVGTTGASMIMIRPLIRANDNRPFNVHVVVFFIFLVSNIGGSLTPLGDPPLFVGFLRGVDFFWTTQHLIWETLFVGGLVLAVFVGLDVWLHVREDGLPKIKDPTPDSTVRIFGTVNFLLLAGVIGSILLSASWKPGVAFTLLNVPVELQNLVRDVLILALAITSLFVTRRQYRIANGFSWGPIKEVAKLFAGIFICIIPVIAILKAGMDGALAPLVSLVTGADGAPNELAYFWMTGILSSFLDNAPTYLVFFELAGGDPQTLMTTLGLTLTAISAGAVFMGANTYIGNAPNFMVYAIAREQGVSMPSFFGYMLWSGAVLIPTFVIAGFLFFW, from the coding sequence ATGCCGGGACGGATATTTCTCGCCGCCTTCTTGCTCGCTCTGGCGACGCTGCCCGCCACGGCGGCGGAAGCGCATGGGCTGCCTGGCAGCGAGATGTCGCTGCTCTGGGCGCTGCCGTTTGCCGGCATCCTCCTGTCCATCGCTACCGGCCCGCTGCTCTACGCGCATTTCTGGGAGCATCATTACGGCAAGATCAGCGCGCTCTGGGCAGCCCTCGTCATCGTGCCGATGGCACTCGCCTTCGGGCCGATGGTCGCCGCCGAAGCCGTCGCGCACACGATGCTGCTCGAATACATCTCCTTCATCATCCTGCTGTTCGCGCTGTTCACCATCGCCGGCGGGATCTGGATCAGCGGCAACATCCACGGGACGCCGGCGATGAACGCGATCCTGCTCGCCATCGGCATGGTGCTGGCCTCGATCGTCGGCACCACCGGCGCCTCGATGATCATGATCCGGCCGCTGATCCGCGCCAACGACAACCGGCCGTTCAACGTCCACGTCGTCGTGTTTTTCATCTTCCTCGTCTCGAACATCGGCGGCTCGCTGACGCCGCTCGGCGACCCGCCGCTGTTCGTCGGCTTCCTGCGCGGCGTCGACTTCTTCTGGACCACGCAACACCTGATCTGGGAGACGCTGTTCGTCGGCGGGCTGGTGCTGGCGGTCTTCGTCGGGCTCGACGTCTGGCTCCATGTCCGCGAGGATGGATTGCCGAAGATCAAGGACCCCACACCGGATTCGACGGTCCGCATCTTCGGAACGGTCAACTTCCTGCTGCTGGCCGGCGTGATCGGCTCGATCCTTCTGTCGGCCTCGTGGAAGCCGGGCGTCGCCTTCACCCTGCTCAACGTGCCGGTCGAACTGCAGAACCTCGTCCGCGACGTCCTGATCCTGGCGCTCGCAATCACCTCCCTGTTCGTGACCCGGCGCCAGTACCGCATCGCCAACGGTTTCTCCTGGGGGCCGATCAAGGAGGTGGCAAAACTGTTCGCCGGCATCTTCATCTGCATCATTCCGGTGATCGCCATCCTCAAGGCCGGCATGGACGGAGCGCTCGCGCCGCTGGTCTCGCTGGTCACCGGTGCCGACGGCGCGCCCAACGAACTCGCCTATTTCTGGATGACGGGCATCCTGTCGTCCTTCCTCGACAACGCGCCGACCTATCTCGTCTTCTTCGAACTCGCGGGCGGCGACCCGCAGACGCTGATGACGACGCTCGGACTGACCTTGACCGCGATCTCGGCGGGAGCGGTCTTCATGGGCGCCAACACCTATATCGGCAACGCGCCCAACTTCATGGTCTACGCCATCGCGCGCGAGCAGGGCGTCTCGATGCCGAGTTTCTTCGGCTATATGCTCTGGTCGGGCGCGGTGCTGATCCCCACCTTCGTCATCGCCGGCTTCCTCTTCTTCTGGTGA
- a CDS encoding caspase family protein gives MPLAARIARTMLALLCIFWCQFGAGTVLARDFATSRAIVVGIDKYGRGGFPDLSFAVADARRVADFLRGQGYDVRLLLDENASRDQILAELHAAARDLTDRDRLLVFFGGHGSTEKIGDQELGYLVPSGAAGVGGMIGMEELRSISQTMTGVRHQLFVLNACYGGSIGILRGVRAFDTARPDYLEQITARQARQFIAAGGPDQQVLDGGPNGLSWFTHYFLEATETGQADLDGDTTITFPELSAYLLPRASNNVQTPTFGALPGHALGEFVFARSGTGAPPVVAEAEIEASHATTRAAALPEVARDFTPMQQPIHDLFNAWTMLDIDAYLDQWSPDARQYVGKKMRRFREIEAARRKLFKRLDAVEVVRYQLWFRGYEDGVASFDASYSMKFHFRDGRILAEQERETYRVAEENGRWVIVENRDYLR, from the coding sequence GTGCCGCTCGCGGCGCGAATTGCTCGGACAATGCTGGCGCTGCTGTGCATCTTCTGGTGCCAGTTCGGTGCGGGCACGGTGCTGGCGCGGGATTTCGCGACGAGCCGCGCTATCGTCGTCGGTATCGACAAATATGGAAGAGGAGGCTTCCCCGACCTGTCCTTCGCCGTGGCCGACGCGCGCCGCGTCGCCGATTTCCTGCGCGGTCAGGGCTACGATGTGCGGCTTCTTCTCGACGAGAATGCCAGCCGCGATCAGATTCTGGCCGAATTGCACGCCGCCGCGCGCGACCTGACCGACCGCGACCGGCTGCTGGTATTCTTCGGCGGCCACGGTTCGACGGAGAAGATCGGCGACCAGGAACTGGGTTACCTCGTTCCGAGCGGGGCGGCGGGCGTCGGCGGAATGATCGGCATGGAGGAACTGCGCTCCATCTCGCAGACCATGACCGGCGTTAGGCACCAGCTCTTCGTGCTCAATGCCTGCTATGGCGGATCGATCGGCATCCTGCGCGGCGTGCGCGCCTTCGACACCGCCCGGCCGGATTATCTGGAACAGATCACGGCGCGGCAGGCGCGACAGTTCATCGCGGCGGGCGGGCCGGACCAGCAGGTGCTCGACGGCGGGCCGAACGGACTGTCCTGGTTCACCCACTATTTTCTCGAGGCGACGGAGACCGGCCAGGCGGATCTCGACGGCGACACCACGATCACGTTTCCCGAACTGTCCGCCTATCTCCTGCCGCGCGCCAGCAACAACGTGCAGACGCCGACCTTCGGCGCGCTTCCCGGCCATGCGCTGGGAGAGTTCGTCTTCGCCCGCAGCGGCACAGGCGCGCCGCCCGTCGTGGCGGAGGCCGAGATCGAGGCGTCGCACGCGACCACGCGGGCCGCTGCGCTGCCGGAAGTTGCGCGCGACTTCACGCCCATGCAGCAGCCGATCCATGACCTCTTCAACGCCTGGACGATGCTCGACATCGACGCCTATCTCGATCAGTGGTCGCCGGATGCGCGCCAGTACGTCGGCAAGAAGATGCGGCGTTTTCGCGAAATAGAGGCGGCGCGGCGAAAGCTGTTCAAGCGGTTGGATGCGGTGGAGGTCGTGCGCTACCAGCTGTGGTTCCGCGGCTACGAGGATGGCGTGGCGTCCTTCGACGCCTCCTATTCGATGAAGTTCCATTTCCGCGACGGCCGGATTCTCGCCGAGCAGGAGCGCGAGACCTACCGGGTGGCAGAGGAGAACGGGCGCTGGGTGATCGTCGAGAACCGTGACTATCTGCGCTGA
- a CDS encoding FAD-binding oxidoreductase: protein MTVQPQPSDQTLLDRFAAIVGPGQALRSETDIAPYVSEPRGRYGGKTRLVLRPASVGEVSAILKLASETGTPIVPQGGNTGLVGGQMPDGSGCEIVLSLSRLNRIREIDLQSNTVIAEAGVILQTLREAADGVDRLFPLSLASQGSSQIGGNLSSNAGGVGALAYGVARDLCLGLEVVLPTGEVLDDLRKLKKDNTGYDLKDLFVGAEGTLGVITAAVLKLFPKPKGREVAWIAVESPEQALALYGTAAAKAGPALTAFELMSDRTLDFVLRHIPGSLAPLAQAAPWNVLLEISSGRSAQDAQDLMEDILSEAYEAGTLTDAAVAASLAQADAFWHLRESMSEAQKPEGASIKHDISVPVVSIPRFIAEAGDAVASLEPAARVVCFGHMGDGNLHYNVSQPEGADPATFLLLYPAMNKAVHDVVRALDGSISAEHGIGTMKRDELIATAPPVAIDLMRRIKGAFDPAGIMNPGKVI, encoded by the coding sequence ATGACTGTCCAGCCTCAGCCCTCTGACCAGACCCTCCTCGATCGTTTCGCCGCGATCGTCGGCCCGGGCCAAGCCCTTCGTTCGGAAACCGACATCGCGCCCTATGTCAGCGAGCCGCGCGGCAGGTATGGCGGCAAGACGCGTCTGGTGCTGCGGCCGGCCAGCGTCGGCGAAGTGAGCGCCATCCTGAAGCTCGCCTCCGAGACCGGCACGCCGATCGTGCCGCAGGGCGGCAATACCGGGCTGGTCGGCGGCCAGATGCCGGACGGGTCCGGTTGCGAGATCGTTCTGTCGCTGTCGCGCCTCAACCGCATTCGCGAGATCGACCTGCAGTCGAATACGGTGATCGCCGAGGCGGGCGTCATCCTGCAGACATTGCGCGAGGCGGCCGACGGCGTCGACCGCCTCTTTCCGCTTTCGCTCGCCTCGCAGGGGTCGAGCCAGATCGGCGGCAACCTGTCATCGAACGCCGGCGGGGTCGGCGCGCTGGCCTACGGCGTTGCGCGGGACCTCTGCCTCGGCCTCGAGGTCGTGCTGCCCACCGGCGAGGTGCTGGACGACCTGCGCAAGCTGAAGAAGGACAATACCGGATACGACCTGAAGGACCTGTTCGTCGGCGCGGAGGGCACGCTGGGCGTCATCACGGCGGCGGTGCTGAAGCTGTTCCCCAAGCCAAAGGGCAGGGAGGTGGCGTGGATCGCAGTGGAGTCTCCCGAGCAGGCGCTCGCGCTCTACGGAACGGCGGCGGCGAAGGCGGGACCGGCGCTCACGGCTTTCGAGCTGATGTCGGATCGTACGCTCGACTTCGTCCTGCGGCACATTCCGGGCTCTCTTGCCCCCCTGGCGCAGGCGGCGCCGTGGAACGTTCTTCTGGAGATTTCGTCCGGCCGCTCCGCGCAGGACGCTCAGGACCTCATGGAGGACATCCTGTCCGAGGCCTACGAGGCCGGAACGCTGACCGATGCGGCGGTGGCAGCGAGCCTGGCGCAGGCGGACGCTTTCTGGCATCTGCGCGAAAGCATGTCGGAAGCCCAGAAACCGGAAGGCGCATCCATCAAGCACGACATTTCCGTGCCGGTGGTCTCGATCCCGCGTTTCATCGCGGAGGCGGGGGACGCGGTGGCCTCTCTGGAGCCGGCGGCCCGCGTGGTCTGCTTCGGCCACATGGGCGACGGCAACCTGCACTACAACGTGTCGCAGCCCGAAGGGGCCGACCCGGCGACCTTCCTCCTGCTCTATCCTGCGATGAACAAGGCGGTCCACGACGTCGTGCGGGCGCTGGACGGTTCTATCTCCGCCGAGCACGGCATCGGCACCATGAAGCGGGACGAACTGATCGCCACCGCGCCGCCGGTCGCGATCGACCTGATGCGCCGCATCAAGGGCGCCTTCGACCCCGCAGGCATCATGAACCCGGGCAAAGTTATCTAA
- a CDS encoding L-threonylcarbamoyladenylate synthase has product MNTHLATTIPEEAALDAAATVLAAGELAAIPTETVYGLAADATNGEAVARIFEAKGRPRFNPLIVHVDGFAMAELIGRFDPLSRRLAERFWPGPLTLVLPLAESSPVHPLVTAGLDTVAIRMPGGFANGLIARFGRPLAAPSANSSGKVSCTTAKAVEADLGQRIGLIVDGGATPVGLESTILKVEDGRPVLLRPGGVTVEEIEAFLGMPVERAAGKAIEAPGMLASHYAPAASVRLDAEEVRDGEALLAFGPIRAVHADRAVATLNLSETRDLREAAANLFSHLQALDRTNAHAIAVESVPRHGLGEAINDRLARAAAPRDKPFAPTRYRA; this is encoded by the coding sequence ATGAACACGCACTTGGCGACGACGATCCCAGAAGAGGCGGCGCTCGATGCCGCAGCCACGGTGCTGGCCGCGGGCGAACTCGCCGCGATCCCGACCGAGACTGTCTATGGGCTCGCCGCCGACGCGACCAATGGCGAGGCGGTCGCCCGCATCTTCGAGGCCAAGGGCAGGCCGCGCTTCAATCCGCTGATCGTCCATGTCGATGGTTTTGCGATGGCCGAATTGATCGGACGATTCGACCCGCTGTCGCGTCGGCTGGCCGAGCGGTTCTGGCCCGGTCCCTTGACGTTGGTGCTGCCGCTGGCCGAGAGCAGCCCCGTCCATCCGCTCGTCACCGCCGGCCTAGACACGGTCGCCATCCGCATGCCGGGGGGTTTTGCCAACGGCCTCATCGCCCGTTTCGGCCGGCCGCTCGCCGCCCCCAGCGCCAATTCGTCGGGCAAGGTCAGCTGCACGACGGCCAAAGCCGTCGAGGCGGACCTGGGACAGCGGATCGGCTTGATCGTCGACGGCGGGGCAACCCCGGTGGGGCTCGAATCCACCATCCTCAAGGTCGAGGATGGCCGGCCGGTGCTGCTGCGGCCCGGCGGCGTGACGGTCGAGGAGATCGAGGCGTTTCTCGGCATGCCGGTGGAGCGCGCTGCCGGCAAGGCCATCGAGGCGCCGGGCATGCTGGCCTCGCATTATGCGCCCGCCGCCTCCGTCAGGCTCGATGCCGAGGAGGTCCGCGACGGCGAGGCGCTGCTGGCCTTCGGCCCGATCCGGGCCGTGCATGCCGACCGCGCCGTCGCGACGCTGAACCTGTCGGAGACCAGAGACCTGCGCGAGGCGGCCGCGAACCTTTTTTCGCACCTGCAGGCGCTGGACCGCACGAACGCCCACGCCATCGCCGTCGAGTCCGTGCCGCGTCACGGCCTGGGCGAGGCGATCAACGACCGTCTCGCGCGCGCCGCCGCGCCGCGTGACAAGCCTTTCGCCCCAACTAGGTACCGCGCATGA
- a CDS encoding acyl-CoA dehydrogenase yields MYRAPVEEIAFTLRHVVGLDKGIEEGRFGDLSSDLVDAVLQEAGRFASDEIAPLGPAGDRQGARFRDGHVTMPDGWRDLYHRWIEGGWNALSGPVDFGGQGLPTMLAIATMEMWNSGSVAFGLGPTLTQGAVEALDKHGSEELKAVYLEKLVSGEWMGTMNLTEPQAGSDLNALRARAVPVGDGTYRIFGQKIFITYGEHDFTDNIVHLVLARLPDAPAGTRGISLFLVPKFIPDADSRPGRRNDAFCHSIEHKLGIHASPTCTMIYGDGRAEGMEPGAIGWLVGEENRGLACMFTMMNNARLQVGIEGVAVAEAAYQKALAYANERRQGRAPGYAGEGMSPIAAHPDVKRNLLTMKALTQAARAIAYSCAHALDMAHSSEGADATFWQERANLLTPIAKAFSTDIGVEAASIGVQIHGGMGFIEETGAAVLYRDARIAPIYEGTNGIQAIDLVTRKLPQSGGEHVHAYIAELKADADALRNSNLPGLGRTADRLDAALADLEGATRFLQKALSDGRVAEALAGATPYLRLFGLAAGGAYLARGAVAGRDVARVSLARFFAENLISECAALRDRVENGAESLEAAAAALSN; encoded by the coding sequence ATGTATCGCGCGCCCGTCGAGGAGATCGCCTTCACCCTCAGGCACGTGGTCGGCCTCGACAAGGGCATCGAGGAAGGCCGCTTCGGCGACCTCTCCTCCGACCTCGTCGACGCCGTGCTGCAGGAGGCGGGCCGCTTCGCATCGGACGAAATCGCGCCGCTCGGGCCGGCGGGCGACCGCCAGGGCGCGCGCTTCAGGGACGGCCATGTGACCATGCCCGACGGCTGGCGCGACCTCTACCATCGCTGGATCGAGGGCGGCTGGAACGCGCTGTCCGGTCCCGTCGATTTCGGCGGCCAGGGCTTGCCGACGATGCTCGCCATCGCGACGATGGAGATGTGGAACTCCGGCTCCGTCGCCTTCGGCCTCGGCCCGACGCTGACGCAGGGCGCGGTCGAGGCGCTCGACAAGCACGGATCGGAGGAGCTGAAGGCCGTCTATCTCGAAAAGCTCGTCTCCGGCGAATGGATGGGGACGATGAACCTGACCGAGCCGCAGGCCGGCTCCGACCTCAACGCGCTGCGCGCCCGCGCCGTGCCGGTGGGCGACGGCACCTATCGCATCTTCGGCCAGAAGATCTTCATCACCTATGGCGAGCACGACTTCACCGACAACATCGTGCATCTCGTGCTGGCTAGGCTGCCCGACGCGCCGGCGGGAACGCGCGGCATCTCGCTGTTCCTGGTGCCGAAGTTCATTCCCGACGCCGACAGCAGGCCCGGCCGCCGCAACGACGCTTTCTGCCATTCGATCGAGCACAAGCTCGGCATCCATGCCTCGCCCACCTGCACCATGATCTACGGCGACGGTCGCGCGGAGGGCATGGAGCCCGGCGCCATCGGCTGGCTGGTCGGCGAGGAGAACCGCGGGCTCGCCTGCATGTTCACCATGATGAACAACGCCCGCCTCCAGGTCGGCATCGAGGGCGTGGCGGTCGCCGAGGCGGCCTACCAGAAGGCGCTGGCCTACGCCAACGAGCGCCGGCAGGGCAGGGCGCCCGGCTACGCCGGCGAGGGCATGAGCCCGATCGCCGCCCATCCGGACGTCAAGCGCAACCTTTTGACTATGAAGGCGCTGACCCAGGCGGCCCGCGCCATTGCCTATTCCTGCGCGCACGCGCTCGACATGGCGCATTCGTCGGAGGGCGCCGACGCGACCTTCTGGCAGGAGCGCGCCAACCTGTTGACCCCGATCGCCAAGGCCTTCTCCACCGACATCGGCGTCGAGGCCGCCTCGATCGGCGTGCAGATCCACGGCGGCATGGGCTTCATCGAGGAGACGGGCGCGGCCGTGCTCTACCGCGATGCGCGTATCGCGCCGATCTACGAGGGCACCAACGGCATCCAGGCGATCGACCTCGTCACGCGAAAACTGCCGCAGTCGGGCGGCGAGCATGTGCATGCCTACATCGCCGAGCTGAAGGCCGACGCGGACGCGCTCCGCAACTCGAACCTGCCGGGCCTCGGCCGCACCGCCGACCGGCTGGATGCGGCACTCGCCGACCTCGAAGGCGCGACGCGCTTCCTGCAGAAGGCGCTCTCCGACGGGAGGGTGGCGGAGGCGCTTGCCGGCGCGACGCCTTATCTCAGGCTCTTCGGCCTCGCCGCGGGCGGCGCCTATCTGGCGCGGGGCGCGGTGGCCGGCCGCGATGTCGCCCGCGTGTCGCTGGCGCGTTTCTTTGCGGAAAACCTGATCTCGGAATGCGCGGCACTGCGCGACCGGGTGGAGAACGGGGCGGAGAGCCTGGAAGCGGCCGCGGCCGCGCTGTCGAATTGA
- the ubiA gene encoding 4-hydroxybenzoate octaprenyltransferase gives MDTVQAKGIRGRVADAPSGHWVYKLLPRAVWPYAQLARWDRPIGWQLLLWPCLWSAALAASAYATATEPLSTLLPSPWHLFLFLLGAIAMRGAGCTYNDIVDENIDGQVERTRSRPLPSGQVTRRQAWAFVVAQALVGLVVLLQFNAFAILLGIASLAVVAVYPFAKRVTNWPQFVLGLAFSWGALMGWAAEFGEVDAPALLLYAGSILWVIGYDTLYAHQDKEDDAIVGVRSTARLFGDKTVYWLVGLYGGALVLFAWAYALAEVPMPALAGLLAAGAHMTRQIRSLDIDDPDQCLRLFRSNNTVGWLIFLGLLGGAVWPAVRPLF, from the coding sequence ATGGATACCGTGCAGGCAAAAGGCATTCGGGGGCGCGTCGCCGACGCGCCGTCCGGGCATTGGGTCTACAAGCTCCTGCCGCGGGCGGTCTGGCCCTATGCGCAGTTGGCCCGGTGGGACCGGCCGATCGGCTGGCAGCTGCTGTTGTGGCCGTGCTTGTGGTCGGCGGCTCTCGCGGCCAGCGCCTACGCGACCGCCACCGAGCCGCTGTCGACGCTGCTGCCCTCGCCCTGGCATCTCTTCCTCTTCCTCCTCGGCGCGATCGCGATGCGCGGGGCGGGGTGCACCTACAACGACATCGTCGACGAGAACATCGACGGCCAGGTGGAGCGCACGCGCTCGCGCCCCTTGCCGTCGGGTCAGGTCACCCGCCGCCAGGCCTGGGCATTCGTCGTCGCCCAGGCGCTTGTCGGACTGGTCGTGCTCCTGCAGTTCAACGCCTTCGCCATCCTGCTCGGCATCGCCTCGCTCGCCGTCGTGGCGGTCTATCCGTTCGCAAAGAGGGTCACCAACTGGCCCCAGTTCGTCCTGGGTCTCGCGTTTTCCTGGGGCGCGCTGATGGGGTGGGCGGCCGAGTTCGGCGAGGTCGACGCGCCGGCACTCCTGCTCTATGCCGGCTCGATCCTGTGGGTGATCGGCTACGACACGCTCTATGCCCATCAGGACAAGGAAGACGACGCGATCGTCGGCGTGCGCTCGACGGCACGGCTGTTCGGCGACAAAACGGTGTACTGGCTTGTCGGACTCTATGGCGGGGCGCTCGTCCTGTTCGCCTGGGCGTACGCGCTTGCCGAGGTGCCGATGCCGGCGCTGGCCGGCCTGCTTGCCGCCGGCGCGCACATGACGCGCCAGATCAGGTCGCTGGACATCGACGATCCCGACCAGTGCCTGCGCCTGTTCAGGTCGAACAATACCGTGGGCTGGCTGATCTTTCTCGGCCTTCTCGGCGGCGCCGTCTGGCCCGCCGTCAGGCCCCTGTTTTGA
- a CDS encoding crotonase/enoyl-CoA hydratase family protein, with amino-acid sequence MSEHIVVERQGAIQTIRMNRPEKKNAITRAMYGAMARALTEGDADPAVRCHVILGVPGAFSAGNDMADFMVVAMGGDGGTEVFAFLEALARSAKPIVSAADGIAVGIGATLHLHCDVTFATPRTNFHTPFVDLGIVPEAGSTLIVPALLGTQAAFALLVMGEPLPAERAKAAGLIYEVVAEEELESRAMAAGAAIAAKPPEALKLSRDLMRGDREALVERIKEEGRLFTARLKSDETKQALMAFMARKKG; translated from the coding sequence ATGAGCGAGCATATCGTCGTCGAGCGCCAGGGCGCGATCCAGACCATCCGGATGAACCGTCCGGAGAAGAAGAACGCCATCACCCGTGCCATGTACGGCGCGATGGCCAGGGCACTGACCGAGGGCGACGCCGACCCCGCCGTCCGCTGCCACGTCATCCTCGGCGTGCCGGGCGCGTTTTCGGCCGGCAACGACATGGCCGATTTCATGGTGGTTGCCATGGGCGGCGACGGCGGCACCGAGGTGTTCGCCTTCCTGGAGGCGCTCGCGCGCTCTGCCAAGCCGATCGTCTCGGCCGCCGACGGCATCGCGGTCGGCATCGGTGCGACCCTTCATCTCCATTGCGACGTGACCTTCGCGACGCCGCGCACGAATTTCCACACGCCCTTCGTCGATCTCGGCATCGTGCCCGAGGCCGGCTCGACGCTGATCGTACCGGCGCTGCTCGGCACCCAGGCAGCCTTCGCGCTGCTGGTCATGGGCGAGCCGCTGCCGGCGGAGCGGGCGAAGGCGGCGGGACTGATCTACGAGGTCGTGGCGGAGGAGGAACTGGAGAGCCGCGCCATGGCCGCGGGCGCGGCGATTGCCGCCAAGCCGCCAGAGGCCCTGAAGCTCTCGCGCGACCTGATGCGCGGCGACCGTGAAGCGCTCGTCGAGCGGATCAAGGAGGAAGGCCGCCTGTTCACCGCGCGGCTGAAGTCCGACGAGACGAAACAGGCGCTGATGGCGTTTATGGCGAGGAAGAAGGGGTAG
- a CDS encoding DUF6101 family protein translates to MQNIHLKPVWAGQELRLDPFRLPQVVSYATRDDQGDVTFSIDHRGVVVRRVLEMSGLPVTLVMPAKSFLGIAARAIEDAEGNVTVTLELMHNDPALSVPLLVAHDLEDVAADWRAWSDAYRLPMLLFEADGVARSLEESLGAVRTGEPRLRRKRPTSQPRRPRFLARRRQGDLGLRLVVAGEEIIAPE, encoded by the coding sequence ATGCAGAATATTCATCTGAAGCCGGTCTGGGCCGGCCAGGAGTTGCGGCTCGACCCGTTCCGCCTGCCGCAGGTCGTCAGCTACGCGACCCGGGACGACCAGGGCGACGTGACCTTCTCCATCGACCACCGCGGCGTCGTCGTGCGCCGGGTTCTTGAAATGAGCGGCCTGCCGGTGACGCTGGTCATGCCCGCGAAGTCGTTCCTCGGCATCGCCGCGCGCGCCATCGAGGACGCCGAGGGAAACGTCACGGTAACCCTCGAACTGATGCACAACGATCCGGCGCTGTCGGTGCCGCTGCTCGTGGCGCACGACCTCGAGGATGTCGCCGCCGACTGGCGCGCCTGGTCGGATGCGTATCGCCTGCCCATGCTGCTGTTCGAGGCGGATGGCGTTGCGCGCAGCCTGGAAGAATCTCTCGGCGCCGTCCGCACAGGCGAGCCTCGCCTGCGCCGCAAGCGACCCACGTCGCAGCCACGCCGTCCGCGCTTCCTCGCGCGTCGCAGGCAGGGCGATCTCGGCCTGCGGCTCGTCGTCGCCGGCGAGGAAATCATCGCCCCGGAATGA
- the purD gene encoding phosphoribosylamine--glycine ligase: MNVLLLGSGGREHALAWKIAQSPLLDAFYAAPGNPGIAEFATCVPVDTSDHAAVADFCAEKAIDLVVVGPEAPLVAGIADGLRKAGIKVFGPSAAAAELEGSKGFTKDLCAEYGIPTAAFGRFRNAADASAYVRGVGAPIVVKADGLAAGKGVTVAMTLEEALAAVDECFSGSFGLAGEEVVVEEFLTGEEVSAFYLCDGRTALPFGSAQDHKRVGEGDTGPNTGGMGAYSPAPAMTPEIEARVMEEIIEPTLRGMAAMGRPFSGVLFAGLMLTDEGPKLIEYNVRFGDPETQVLMMRLRDDLLVLLSAAADGQLAHTSARWRNEAALTVVFAAEGYPADPRKGTEIGNLDAAAKNGARIFHAGTAMKEGRLVANGGRVLNVTATGRTVGEAAAKAYAAIDAIDWPGGFCRRDIGWRAIAREREAATSDRA; this comes from the coding sequence ATGAACGTTCTCCTCCTCGGCTCCGGCGGGCGCGAGCACGCGCTGGCCTGGAAGATCGCCCAATCGCCGCTGCTCGATGCGTTTTACGCAGCGCCGGGCAATCCGGGCATCGCCGAATTTGCGACCTGCGTGCCGGTCGACACGTCCGACCATGCGGCGGTGGCCGACTTCTGCGCCGAGAAGGCGATCGATCTCGTCGTCGTCGGCCCCGAGGCGCCGCTGGTGGCCGGCATCGCCGACGGCCTGCGCAAGGCCGGCATCAAGGTCTTCGGCCCGTCGGCGGCAGCGGCCGAGCTGGAGGGCTCGAAGGGCTTCACCAAGGATCTCTGCGCCGAATACGGCATACCGACCGCCGCCTTCGGCCGCTTCCGCAACGCGGCGGACGCAAGCGCCTATGTGCGCGGCGTCGGCGCGCCGATAGTCGTCAAGGCCGACGGTCTCGCGGCCGGCAAGGGCGTGACGGTGGCGATGACGCTCGAGGAGGCGCTCGCCGCCGTCGACGAATGCTTTTCGGGCAGCTTCGGTCTCGCCGGCGAGGAGGTCGTCGTCGAGGAGTTCCTCACCGGCGAGGAGGTCAGCGCCTTCTATCTCTGCGACGGCAGGACGGCGCTACCCTTCGGCTCGGCGCAGGACCACAAGCGCGTCGGCGAGGGCGACACCGGGCCCAACACCGGCGGCATGGGCGCCTATTCGCCCGCGCCGGCGATGACGCCTGAGATCGAGGCGCGGGTGATGGAGGAGATCATCGAGCCGACCCTGCGCGGCATGGCGGCGATGGGCCGTCCCTTCTCCGGCGTGCTCTTCGCCGGCCTGATGCTGACCGACGAAGGGCCGAAGCTGATCGAATACAATGTTCGCTTCGGCGATCCGGAAACCCAGGTGCTGATGATGCGCCTCAGGGACGACCTGCTGGTGCTTCTCTCCGCCGCCGCCGACGGCCAATTGGCGCACACGTCCGCCCGCTGGCGGAACGAAGCGGCGCTGACCGTCGTCTTTGCCGCCGAAGGCTACCCGGCCGATCCGCGCAAGGGCACCGAGATCGGGAATCTGGATGCGGCCGCGAAGAATGGCGCGCGCATCTTCCACGCCGGTACGGCGATGAAGGAAGGCCGCCTGGTGGCGAATGGCGGACGCGTGCTCAACGTCACCGCGACGGGCAGGACCGTCGGCGAGGCGGCGGCGAAGGCCTACGCGGCGATCGACGCCATCGACTGGCCAGGGGGCTTCTGCCGCCGCGACATCGGCTGGCGGGCGATCGCGCGCGAGCGGGAAGCGGCTACTTCGGACCGCGCCTGA